One window of Branchiostoma lanceolatum isolate klBraLanc5 chromosome 8, klBraLanc5.hap2, whole genome shotgun sequence genomic DNA carries:
- the LOC136439570 gene encoding protein mono-ADP-ribosyltransferase PARP10-like: MGSAASTADKPEDGPPTVTAGPHEQPSHGHGDVPGPDDRPQCRDEYLLETPSIEVVRSGTMSCSTDALKKYFSNNKRSGGGKIKSISEDDDYYVITFENTKEAQDVLSRNHVLQGTQLQVHHRKNPTVEVITDGTIDEERLKVYFTNTRASGGGPIERIKKDLNGVFYITFQHKRAAVDVVQKPAHFIEEKEVIVSEKLSLIDAKILLIKGIPKGCTNSFLRDYLEGLESAGNRLSIAGVFRGEDTSMAVVSLLLGIDGKTRRRMAKEVQGKPLSEHFVSVSPMVITRSVQLSGITKRFTQDRLLKYFEDMGQSGGGQVLDITTDEQQGTAIIRFKDPTGKTFTLSFIFLKLQEKPLNYHLLSSKV; the protein is encoded by the exons ATGGGGAGTGCAGCTAGCACGGCGGACAAGCCCGAGGACGGCCCACCTACCGTCACAG CTGGGCCCCACGAACAGCCTTCGCACGGCCATGGAGATGTACCGGGTCCAGATGACAGGCCTCAATGTCGAGATGAATATCTTCTCG AAACTCCATCTATCGAGGTAGTTCGTAGCGGGACGATGTCGTGTAGTACGGACGCCTTGAAGAAGTATTTTTCCAACAACAAGAGGTCAGGTGGTGGCAAAATCAAGTCCATATCCGAGGATGACGACTACTACGTAATCACCTTCGAGAACACAAAGG AAGCTCAGGATGTGCTATCACGTAATCACGTATTGCAAGGGACACAGTTACAAGTTCACCATCGCA AGAATCCAACGGTCGAAGTTATCACAGACGGGACTATTGATGAGGAGCGTCTGAAGGTTTATTTCACCAACACTCGTGCCTCTGGTGGTGGACCGATTGAAAGAATTAAGAAGGACCTTAACGGCGTGTTCTACATTACATTTCAACACAAGCGAG ctGCTGTTGATGTAGTTCAAAAACCAGCGCATTtcattgaagaaaaagaagttaTTGTCTCGGAGAAGCTGAGCCTAATCGATGCCAAGATCCTTCTTATAAAG GGCATTCCAAAGGGCTGTACGAATAGCTTTCTCCGGGACTACCTGGAAGGGTTAGAAAGTGCTGGAAACAGGCTGTCCATTGCCGGGGTTTTCAGGGGTGAAGATACGTCCATGGCGGTGGTGTCTCTGCTCCTTGGCATCG ATGGGAAGACAAGACGTCGGATGGCTAAGGAAGTTCAAGGGAAACCTCTGTCAGAACATTTTGTCTCAGTCAGCCCCATGGTCATCACCAGGAGTGTGCAACTGTCGGGAATCACAAAGAGATTCACTCAAGATCGGCTCCTCAAATACTTTGAAGACATGGGGCAAAGTGGGGGAGGGCAGGTACTGGACATCACCACTGACGAGCAACAAGGGACGGCCATTATCAGATTCAAAGACCCGACAGGTAAGACTTTTACATTGTCATTCATCTTTCTAAAGTTGCAGGAAAAACCTCTAAACTATCATTTGCTCTCATCCAAAGTCTAG
- the LOC136440899 gene encoding uncharacterized protein — MISPKIDLSVHEKAKQNFSRPDGENRKLHSWQETRAINKMATVATPGIQNYIDGDKEESNNNAQNPNTTNKLANGNATGGDAQEKITSGTVHTTDIEVDPVKVEFMQKVHKKEFQNIRTSNNVVIVVDTEPQSSRVIFRENAPGKGNVDRASDQFLDLYQSISDQLSIDNTIHVLTQIPNCTIQTLNKALLNANADESVLVKNCLNDDFKKVFYGSKHDVKNAITAFLKTSLIQQNVDDVGERNMAHEQKRPNARTVETSEDTQFEGTIGDITVCVHEGDITRQMVDVVVNAANNRLDHKGGVALAISNAGGRRIQGESRDYVKSQGSLYIGQAMHTGAGNMPCKHVIHTVGPMWDSHSDRETVHVKKQLRKTLTNVLQYASNTLQATSIAIPAISAGIYGVPVDVCAKQLMLATLTFAQSPSHNNTLRHIKFINIDDQVNRAFVRVFSGCLPPNYDVAQPFEHISSKDCPICMDKAIDPRQLDCCGNEFCSKCIKTAFRVKSICPTCGHQYEALKGDQPKGGTMEVWESSQFLPGYPECGSLQIHYHLPSGTQEHCHPNPGRPYTGTDRHAYLPDNKEGREILQLLKTAFDNRLVFTVGTSVSTGQTDVVTWNDIHHKSSIDGSYGYPDPDYLRRVREELAAKGIR; from the exons ATGATCTCGCCAAAAATTGATTTGAGTGTACACGAAAAGGCGAAACAAAATTTCTCTAGACCTGATGGAGAAAATCGCAAACTGCATAGTTGGCAAGAGACAAGGGCCATAAACAAAATGGCGACAGTGGCGACACCAGGTATACAAAACTACATCGACGGCGACAAAGAAGAAAGCAACAACAACGCACAGAATCCGAACACGACGAACAAACTAGCCAATGGCAATGCTACTGGCGGGGATGCCCAAGAAAAGATAACAAGCGGAACAGTCCACACAACAGACATTGAAGTAGACCCTGTGAAAGTAGAGTTTATGCAGAAGGTACACAAAAAGGAATTTCAGAACATTCGTACCAGTAACAACGTTGTAATTGTGGTAGACACTGAGCCGCAGTCAAGTAGGGTGATCTTTCGGGAAAACGCACCAGGAAAAGGTAACGTGGATCGAGCCAGTGACCAGTTTCTGGACCTGTACCAGAGCATCTCGGACCAACTGTCCATAGACAACACTATACACGTCCTTACCCAGATTCCTAACTGTACGATACAGACTCTAAACAAAGCGCTCCTCAATGCCAACGCCGACGAAAGTGTTCTTGTCAAGAACTGTCTCAACGACGactttaaaaaagttttttatGGATCTAAACATGACGTAAAGAATGCAATCACAGCATTCCTTAAAACTTCACTGATACAACAAAATGTAGATGACGTCGGAGAAAGGAACATGGCTCACGAACAGAAAAGGCCTAATGCTCGGACGGTAGAAACATCTGAAGACACACAATTTGAAGGGACAATTGGGGATATCACAGTCTGCGTTCATGAAGGCGACATTACACGCCAAATGGTAGATGTCGTGGTCAATGCCGCAAACAACAGACTGGACCATAAGGGTGGCGTGGCCCTCGCTATCAGCAATGCCGGTGGCAGGAGGATTCAGGGGGAATCCCGTGACTATGTGAAGAGCCAAGGTAGCTTATATATCGGGCAAGCGATGCACACAGGAGCTGGTAATATGCCTTGTAAACACGTCATTCACACGGTGGGACCGATGTGGGACAGTCACAGCGACAGAGAGACTGTACATGTGAAGAAACAGCTACGTAAAACCCTGACTAATGTTCTTCAGTACGCTTCCAACACACTCCAAGCCACGTCCATCGCCATTCCAGCTATCAGTGCAG GTATCTATGGCGTGCCGGTAGACGTTTGTGCAAAACAACTTATGCTGGCGACCCTGACGTTTGCCCAGTCTCCAAGTCACAACAACACACTCCGTCACATCAAATTCATTAACATCGATGACCAAGTCAACCGTGCTTTTGTGCGAGTCTTCAGTGGCTGCCTTCCGCCTAACTACGATGTGGCTCAGCCATTTGAACACATCAGTAGCAAAGACTGCCCCATCTGTATGGACAAAGCTATTGATCCAAGACAGCTCGATTGTTGTGGCAATGAGTTTTGCAGTAAATGTATCAAAACAGCTTTTCGGGTCAAATCGATATGTCCTACCTGTGGCCACCAGTATGAGGCCCTGAAAGGCGATCAGCCAAAAGGGGGGACAATGGAAGTCTGGGAAAGTTCGCAATTTCTTCCAGGGTACCCTGAGTGTGGAAGTCTCCAAATTCACTATCACTTACCTAGCGGAACTCAGGAG CACTGCCACCCGAATCCAGGCAGACCATACACGGGAACGGATAGGCACGCCTACCTGCCCGACAACAAAGAGGGAAGAGAGATTCTACAGCTCCTGAAGACAGCATTTGACAACCGGCTCGTCTTCACCGTCGGGACTTCCGTTTCCACCGGTCAAACCGATGTCGTGACCTGGAATGATATTCATCATAAAAGCAGCATCGACGGCAG TTATGGATACCCGGACCCAGACTACCTCAGACGAGTGAGGGAAGAGCTGGCTGCAAAAGGCATCAGATGA